A single genomic interval of Fibrobacter sp. UWB13 harbors:
- a CDS encoding HigA family addiction module antitoxin: MQVYRCDELAVVTPPGRHLAEKIEEMGLDANDLAARMGYTPKAVNDILQGNCRITPESAISLEMVTEIPAGFWLRSQMAYDEFLSREKIKASLMDQSLWKKSFPVELDVREWVRQKKDESKSLMPLLKFFAVASPQAWDGYYKKAQLKVAFRISLAEVKDPYATSAWIRRGEILSDQDPMEKLGQPAVRKKLKAALPEIIAFAAANKKLPKREKRITYWTPEAEVVDDCMTGLQALCRKIGIRVLFVQNFKSSPIHGMYRWYKDVPLIQLHDRFKKRETMWFTFFHELAHVLYHGKKGICLQNIEITHNYPEKEDEANCFAQKCMLEAGFDA; encoded by the coding sequence ATGCAGGTTTATAGATGTGATGAATTAGCTGTAGTGACGCCACCTGGGCGGCATCTTGCTGAAAAAATCGAAGAAATGGGCCTTGATGCCAATGATTTGGCTGCACGCATGGGCTACACGCCCAAGGCTGTGAATGACATTTTGCAGGGAAATTGCCGAATCACGCCCGAATCGGCAATTTCTCTTGAAATGGTTACGGAAATACCTGCTGGGTTTTGGCTGCGTAGTCAGATGGCTTACGACGAATTTTTGTCGCGTGAGAAAATTAAGGCTTCGCTTATGGATCAGTCCCTTTGGAAAAAGTCTTTCCCCGTGGAACTTGATGTCCGCGAATGGGTTCGACAAAAAAAGGATGAAAGCAAATCTTTGATGCCTCTGCTGAAATTCTTTGCAGTGGCGTCCCCACAGGCGTGGGATGGTTATTACAAAAAGGCTCAGCTGAAGGTGGCGTTCCGTATTTCGCTTGCGGAGGTCAAGGATCCGTATGCGACTTCGGCGTGGATTCGCCGTGGCGAGATTCTGTCGGATCAGGATCCGATGGAAAAGCTGGGGCAGCCTGCGGTTCGTAAAAAGCTTAAGGCGGCGCTTCCTGAAATTATTGCGTTTGCGGCTGCAAACAAGAAGTTGCCGAAGCGCGAAAAGCGTATCACTTACTGGACGCCCGAGGCGGAGGTGGTTGACGATTGCATGACAGGCTTGCAGGCGCTATGCCGTAAGATTGGTATTCGTGTGTTGTTCGTGCAGAATTTCAAGAGCTCGCCGATTCACGGCATGTACCGTTGGTACAAGGATGTCCCGCTAATCCAATTGCACGACCGCTTTAAAAAACGTGAAACGATGTGGTTCACTTTCTTCCATGAGCTTGCACATGTGCTTTATCATGGCAAGAAGGGAATTTGTTTGCAGAACATCGAAATTACGCACAACTATCCCGAAAAAGAGGACGAAGCCAACTGCTTTGCGCAGAAGTGCATGCTGGAGGCTGGTTTCGACGCTTAG
- a CDS encoding type II toxin-antitoxin system RelE/ParE family toxin yields the protein MQVVYADKELARCAGDRAYAVRKMGQRLADTYSTRIDALHRAVDLDALKNVAGRFHELTGNRAGQWACDLDHPYRLIFKPVLNSDGNVIGLIVEQTVSILEIVDYHD from the coding sequence ATGCAGGTTGTGTACGCAGATAAGGAATTGGCTCGCTGTGCGGGTGATAGGGCTTATGCAGTGAGAAAAATGGGGCAAAGACTAGCGGATACTTATTCGACAAGAATAGATGCTTTGCATAGAGCGGTTGATTTAGACGCTTTGAAAAATGTGGCAGGCCGTTTCCATGAGTTAACCGGCAATCGTGCAGGGCAATGGGCTTGTGATTTGGACCATCCGTATCGGCTTATCTTCAAGCCGGTTTTGAATAGTGACGGAAATGTCATCGGATTGATTGTTGAACAAACAGTTTCTATTCTAGAAATTGTAGATTATCATGATTAG
- the rffA gene encoding dTDP-4-amino-4,6-dideoxygalactose transaminase, translating to MCRAMRIPFNQPPFVGPEIDYVRKAVESGRICGDGQFNQKCHAWLEQKTGVARALLTTSCTHALEMSALLCNIQPGDEVIMPSFTFVSTADAFAMRGAKCVFVDIRPDTMNIDEKLIEEAITEKTKAIVPVHYAGVGCEMDTINSIAKKHNLFVIEDAAQGMMATYKGRSLGALGDFGCYSFHETKNYSMGEGGAILIADKKYSDHAEIIREKGTNRVQFHRGEVDKYTWVELGSSYLPSELNAAYLYAELENAQKIFDNRMASWNAYRERLQPLTDAGDLQLPYIPAECCHNAHMFYLKVADLKTRTALIAHLVKNGILAVFHYVPLHNAPAGKRFGRFNGEDRYTTHESDRLLRLPMFYGLKQNDLEFVCDKVKEFFGK from the coding sequence ATGTGTAGAGCAATGAGAATTCCTTTCAACCAGCCCCCCTTCGTGGGGCCTGAAATCGATTATGTACGGAAGGCCGTTGAAAGCGGTCGTATTTGTGGCGATGGGCAATTCAACCAAAAATGCCACGCCTGGCTAGAACAAAAAACGGGTGTCGCCCGCGCATTGCTCACTACAAGTTGCACCCACGCTCTTGAGATGTCCGCACTGTTGTGCAACATCCAGCCCGGCGACGAAGTCATCATGCCATCGTTCACGTTCGTTTCGACCGCTGATGCTTTTGCCATGCGCGGTGCAAAATGCGTGTTTGTGGACATCCGCCCCGACACCATGAACATTGACGAAAAGCTGATTGAAGAAGCCATTACAGAAAAGACGAAGGCAATCGTCCCAGTGCATTATGCAGGCGTCGGCTGCGAAATGGACACCATCAACTCCATCGCCAAAAAGCACAATTTATTCGTCATCGAAGACGCCGCGCAAGGCATGATGGCCACCTACAAAGGTCGTTCGCTTGGGGCGCTCGGAGATTTCGGTTGCTATAGTTTTCACGAGACAAAGAACTACAGCATGGGCGAAGGCGGAGCCATTCTCATCGCCGACAAAAAGTATTCCGACCACGCCGAAATCATCCGCGAAAAAGGCACGAACCGTGTGCAATTCCACCGCGGCGAAGTCGATAAATACACATGGGTCGAACTCGGCTCCAGCTACTTACCGAGTGAACTCAACGCAGCTTACCTCTACGCCGAACTTGAAAACGCTCAGAAAATTTTCGACAATCGCATGGCAAGCTGGAACGCTTACCGAGAACGTTTACAGCCGCTCACCGATGCAGGCGATTTGCAGCTCCCGTACATTCCGGCAGAATGTTGCCACAACGCGCACATGTTCTACCTGAAGGTCGCCGATCTCAAAACACGAACAGCACTCATTGCGCATCTCGTCAAAAATGGAATTCTCGCAGTATTCCACTACGTGCCGCTCCACAACGCTCCCGCCGGTAAACGTTTCGGACGTTTCAATGGCGAAGACCGTTACACCACCCACGAAAGCGACCGTTTGTTGCGACTCCCCATGTTCTACGGATTAAAGCAAAACGATTTGGAATTCGTGTGTGACAAGGTCAAGGAATTTTTCGGGAAGTGA